The DNA window AGTAGTCCTGCACCGCATAGCCCCAGATATCGTTGCATCGAACAGCTCCACCGGGAGCGCTCGCCAGTTCGACATGACACTCGGCGAATATGTTCTCCGAAACGACGATCGGGTCTGCCAATGCGACCTCGATTCGTGCTCCACTGCGTATGAATGTACTGCCAGTACACTCCAAGTGCCCCGCGCTAAGAAGAACCCGCACACTTGGAGAGGCCGCCCCTTCATCTGTCCAGAAGACATTCCCACGCACTACGAGGCGATTCAATGTGGGTTCGACTTCGGGTGGATACGTTAGTAGGAGGCGCGCCGCCAAATCTCCCCCTCGTGAGATGAACCTGTTCCCGGACAGAGACAAGTCAGCGGCAAGGGTCAGAAGGCTCTTTCGAAGGGGACTACTCACCTCGCTGGAGAAGGTGCAGCCACTGATCACGAGCTGTCCTGTATGCCAGGCGTATATCGCACTTCCACCCAAAGTCGCTGTCGGCTCGACCTCAAACACGCACTCGCTTATTGTGTGTACACCACCAGGGGATTCTAGGGCGACGTGAGCCCCAAACTCCCGCGCCGTGTTACTACCCGGAGCGGTTTATAGATGACAGTTTCAGTCAGCTGCATATCGGACGCTCGGGGCCTGGAAGTAGTTCTGGACGATGCTCGGCTGCCGTTGCGTGCTTCGGAGGTAGGAGCGAACGGTGTCCGTCATCTCCCCGAGATCCCGGGGACGCTGGCGCCCCACCGCGTTGGTCTTGACGTCCTGATTCAGAAACTCGTCGGGGTTGAGATCGGGGCTGTACCCTGGGAGCCAGAAGACGCGGATGCGATCTCCTCGCTCCGCGAGCCATCGTTGGATGTCCCTCGCCCGGTGCACGGGATGACGATCAACGATCAGGAAGATCGGACGCTTCGTGTGGCGCAGCAAACGCTTGAGGAATCGCCGATAGACCCTCACGGTAAAGGATTCCCGGAAGACCATGAACGCAACGCGACCACGATTCGTGATCGAGGAGATCACGTTGCAGCGAAACCTCTGACCCGTGCCAGGGACCACCGGCGTCTGCCCACGCCTGCCATAGGATCGCCCCGCCTGATGGTCCGAGCGCAGACCCATCTCATCGCCCCAGTGAATCGCGGCACCGATCCGCCTGGCCTCGCCTCGGATGGCCGGATACTCCCTCTCCAACCACAGCCGGACCTCCTCGGGATCTCGTTCAAACGCCCGCCGCAGGGGCTTCTGCGGGGTCAGATCCCACCGCTTCAGATACCGACCCACGGTCCAGACCGAGACCCGCAGACCAAATCGCTCCCGAAGGAGCTGCTGAACCGCTTTGCGCGTCCAAAGAGCGAAGGGCAGCCGAAGCTGGTCCGGGCATCGGCTCACGATCATCCGAACGACCAGCGCCGCTGCGTGGGGCGCCAGCCGCGGCGACCTCGGACGGCCCCGCTTCTTCGCCCGCAGAGCCCGCAGCCCCCCTCGTCGCTTCAGCCCCACCCAGCGATTGATCGTGCCCCGGGCGACCCCGAAGACCCCCGCGGCTTCGGTCTGGGACATACCGTTGAACACGGCTTTGACAACCCGCCGGCGGAGATCCTCCTGCGCGGCGGCAGGCAGAGAACGAGCATCCTGAATCTTCATGGAAGGCAGTATAGCAATCGCCGAACACATTGTCACCTATATTATGCTCCGATTAGTAACTCCTCGGCGACGCTCG is part of the Candidatus Eisenbacteria bacterium genome and encodes:
- a CDS encoding IS630 family transposase, which codes for MKIQDARSLPAAAQEDLRRRVVKAVFNGMSQTEAAGVFGVARGTINRWVGLKRRGGLRALRAKKRGRPRSPRLAPHAAALVVRMIVSRCPDQLRLPFALWTRKAVQQLLRERFGLRVSVWTVGRYLKRWDLTPQKPLRRAFERDPEEVRLWLEREYPAIRGEARRIGAAIHWGDEMGLRSDHQAGRSYGRRGQTPVVPGTGQRFRCNVISSITNRGRVAFMVFRESFTVRVYRRFLKRLLRHTKRPIFLIVDRHPVHRARDIQRWLAERGDRIRVFWLPGYSPDLNPDEFLNQDVKTNAVGRQRPRDLGEMTDTVRSYLRSTQRQPSIVQNYFQAPSVRYAAD